The following are encoded together in the Myxococcus xanthus genome:
- a CDS encoding tetratricopeptide repeat protein: MKLFRIDSFQVGAGKTQMTWFRSLLVGSLAFTAACASGPQKKQTAAPEVTPPAAQQPAPEQKPVPPPAQKSGSAQSAFAAALQSYEAGDLDGARKGFEAVVDELPQSLNAQFNLGVIAERQGRPDDARVAYEKVLLLDPAHVPAVVNLGVMYRAQGRLDEAIALFQRALKTPGREYDASLLNSLSITYRVAGKLDESEAAARRVLVRNKDDPGAYKNLAHVAYAREKYRLAELLAGTARKHSENDPALYNLLGMVYLKLDDRARALVQFQKAISLDAKFTPGYLNLGALALSYRDYVGAERSFGKAVELEPGSPDATLYLAWALDGQKGRDPKKGLAAGEAFEKVLATRADLPEAVCGAGWAYASDRAGWQKAIAFLDRCKGLETTTDNDKQMITAKVQGLQNMLKAPPPEAAPATAEGEGDGAPADEAIGGGGAQPAGGAEGVAPGQGSDVAPEGDATGGAGAHPGQGTDAMPADDATGGVGSGAPLAPGGKGTPAGK, translated from the coding sequence ATGAAGCTGTTTCGCATCGATTCCTTTCAGGTTGGGGCGGGGAAGACGCAGATGACCTGGTTCCGTTCGCTCCTCGTCGGCTCGCTGGCCTTTACGGCGGCGTGCGCCTCGGGGCCTCAGAAGAAGCAGACCGCTGCGCCGGAGGTGACGCCGCCCGCGGCGCAACAGCCCGCGCCCGAGCAGAAGCCGGTGCCGCCTCCCGCGCAGAAGTCCGGCAGCGCGCAGTCCGCCTTCGCGGCGGCGCTCCAGTCCTATGAAGCGGGGGACCTGGACGGTGCGCGCAAGGGCTTCGAGGCGGTGGTGGATGAACTGCCGCAGAGCCTCAACGCGCAGTTCAACCTGGGCGTCATCGCGGAGCGCCAGGGCCGTCCGGATGACGCGCGCGTGGCCTACGAGAAGGTCCTCCTGTTGGACCCGGCGCACGTGCCCGCGGTGGTCAACCTGGGCGTCATGTATCGGGCGCAGGGGCGGCTGGACGAAGCCATCGCGTTGTTCCAGCGGGCGCTGAAGACGCCTGGTCGCGAGTACGACGCGTCGCTGCTCAACAGCCTGTCCATCACCTATCGCGTTGCCGGAAAGCTGGACGAGTCCGAGGCCGCCGCGCGCCGCGTGCTGGTGCGCAACAAGGACGACCCGGGGGCCTACAAGAACCTGGCGCACGTGGCCTACGCACGGGAGAAGTACCGGCTGGCGGAGCTGCTGGCCGGCACCGCGCGCAAGCACTCGGAGAACGACCCGGCGCTCTACAACCTGCTGGGCATGGTCTACCTGAAGCTGGACGACCGGGCGCGCGCGCTGGTGCAGTTCCAGAAGGCCATCTCCCTGGATGCGAAATTCACCCCGGGCTACCTCAACCTGGGCGCCCTGGCGCTGAGCTACCGCGACTACGTGGGCGCCGAGCGCTCCTTCGGAAAGGCCGTGGAGCTGGAGCCGGGCTCACCGGACGCGACGCTGTACCTGGCCTGGGCGCTGGACGGGCAGAAGGGGCGTGACCCGAAGAAGGGCCTGGCCGCGGGCGAGGCGTTCGAGAAGGTGCTGGCCACGCGCGCGGACCTGCCGGAGGCCGTGTGCGGCGCGGGCTGGGCGTATGCGTCGGACCGCGCGGGCTGGCAGAAGGCCATCGCGTTCCTCGACCGCTGCAAGGGCCTGGAGACGACGACCGACAATGACAAGCAGATGATCACCGCGAAGGTCCAGGGCCTGCAGAACATGCTCAAGGCCCCACCACCCGAGGCCGCGCCCGCCACCGCGGAAGGGGAAGGCGATGGCGCTCCGGCGGATGAGGCCATTGGCGGCGGTGGTGCGCAGCCCGCGGGGGGCGCCGAGGGCGTGGCGCCTGGACAGGGCTCGGATGTGGCGCCGGAAGGCGATGCCACGGGCGGCGCGGGCGCACATCCTGGGCAGGGCACTGATGCGATGCCCGCGGACGACGCGACCGGTGGCGTGGGCAGTGGGGCGCCGCTTGCTCCCGGTGGGAAAGGCACGCCCGCGGGCAAGTGA
- a CDS encoding TonB family protein → MAAAKNNGLTLRITGPDGSTAEAVSEAESVIVGSGAQAAVKIQDPRVSNLHVMLKVDKDGSVTAIDLGSEGGTEVRGQRLVLPTALNPGDVLMVGGSQVEVLFGATQPERPLPAGARVAGPVFQGPVATPPPPRGMQMQTQTRADLPNLVPTPPPPMRQVSTALGNRVERVASPGVIPVEPPRQVPPGLQPRTTPSSARTSTPNVANTATPRRTVAPHLQEPLPPEAMPTPEARVLQVALLWGDTLLEVQHFKDGVPVTIGEAKQNFFNVFAPSVGKSHVLAVSKKDVLEVRAPAGSRAFVTNQGNVRTKDALRAAGALSGQAGDDAEQRFTLGLHDRVEVSLGTVSFVARYVKPSPVITAASLKDSDFTFFKITSICMLAGLAVVLTMVLTPRPELPQSADIFESQQRVAKFLIAPEKRLEAKKLQLSAPEEGAKAKDEEGKFGKEEAKQQEAAPSKPGTPVVDKSKKEKDRQAVGKAGLLGAFKGMKGGASDVFGPGGFGTGINDALGGLKGGAAMGDAQGVGGVGSRGTGKGGGGTALGIGGLGTQGTGRGTGGSGGIDLGGRGKSITKVIPGKTTVVGGLDKDVIAKVIRRHQGEIKYCYESELNKDPSLAGKVAVSFVIDPAGAVSDASVSETTLNNAAAERCMLSRIRRWKFPEPKGGGVVSVTYPWLFAPAGAGG, encoded by the coding sequence ATGGCGGCGGCGAAGAACAACGGCTTGACGCTTCGGATCACCGGGCCGGATGGCTCCACGGCGGAAGCCGTGTCGGAGGCCGAGAGCGTCATTGTGGGGTCGGGCGCTCAGGCGGCAGTGAAGATTCAGGACCCGCGGGTCTCGAATCTCCATGTGATGCTGAAGGTGGACAAGGATGGCTCGGTCACGGCCATCGACCTGGGCAGTGAGGGTGGCACGGAAGTGCGGGGACAGCGGCTCGTCCTCCCCACGGCGCTCAACCCCGGGGATGTGTTGATGGTGGGCGGCAGCCAGGTGGAGGTGCTCTTCGGAGCGACCCAGCCGGAGCGTCCGCTTCCCGCGGGTGCGCGGGTTGCGGGGCCGGTGTTCCAGGGGCCGGTGGCCACGCCACCGCCGCCGCGTGGCATGCAGATGCAGACGCAGACGCGCGCGGACCTGCCGAACCTGGTTCCCACGCCGCCGCCGCCCATGCGCCAGGTGTCCACGGCGCTGGGCAACCGCGTGGAGCGGGTGGCCTCTCCCGGTGTGATTCCGGTCGAGCCACCCCGGCAGGTGCCTCCAGGGCTCCAGCCTCGCACGACGCCCTCCTCGGCGCGGACGTCCACGCCGAATGTGGCGAACACGGCCACGCCGCGGCGGACGGTGGCGCCGCACCTCCAGGAGCCGCTGCCTCCCGAGGCCATGCCCACGCCCGAGGCGCGCGTCCTCCAGGTCGCGCTGCTGTGGGGCGACACCCTGCTGGAGGTCCAGCACTTCAAGGACGGCGTGCCCGTCACCATCGGCGAGGCGAAGCAGAACTTCTTCAACGTCTTCGCGCCGTCCGTGGGCAAGAGCCACGTGCTGGCCGTCAGCAAGAAGGATGTGTTGGAGGTGCGGGCTCCCGCGGGCTCGCGCGCCTTCGTCACCAACCAGGGCAACGTGCGCACCAAGGACGCGCTGCGGGCCGCGGGCGCGCTCTCCGGCCAGGCCGGCGACGACGCCGAGCAGCGCTTCACCCTGGGCCTGCACGACCGGGTGGAGGTGTCGCTGGGCACGGTGTCCTTCGTCGCGCGCTACGTGAAGCCGTCTCCGGTCATCACCGCCGCGTCGCTGAAGGACTCTGACTTCACGTTCTTCAAGATCACCAGCATCTGCATGCTGGCGGGCCTGGCGGTGGTGCTGACGATGGTGCTGACGCCGCGCCCGGAGCTGCCGCAGAGCGCGGACATCTTCGAGTCCCAGCAGCGCGTGGCGAAGTTCCTCATCGCCCCGGAGAAGAGGCTGGAGGCGAAGAAGCTCCAACTGTCCGCGCCGGAAGAGGGCGCCAAGGCGAAGGACGAGGAAGGCAAGTTCGGCAAGGAGGAGGCGAAGCAGCAGGAAGCGGCGCCTTCCAAGCCCGGCACGCCCGTGGTGGACAAGAGCAAGAAGGAGAAGGACCGTCAGGCGGTGGGCAAGGCCGGCCTGCTGGGCGCCTTCAAGGGCATGAAGGGTGGGGCATCGGACGTGTTCGGTCCCGGCGGCTTCGGCACCGGCATCAACGATGCGCTGGGCGGCCTCAAGGGCGGCGCGGCCATGGGTGACGCGCAGGGCGTGGGCGGCGTGGGCTCGCGTGGCACTGGCAAGGGCGGTGGTGGCACCGCGCTGGGCATCGGTGGTCTCGGGACGCAGGGCACCGGCCGTGGCACGGGCGGGTCGGGCGGCATCGACCTGGGCGGCCGTGGCAAGTCCATCACCAAGGTCATCCCCGGCAAGACGACGGTGGTGGGCGGCCTGGACAAGGACGTCATCGCCAAGGTCATCCGGCGGCACCAGGGGGAGATCAAGTACTGCTACGAGTCGGAGCTGAACAAGGATCCGAGCCTCGCCGGCAAGGTGGCGGTGTCCTTCGTCATCGACCCCGCGGGCGCGGTGTCCGACGCGAGTGTCTCCGAGACGACGCTGAACAACGCCGCGGCGGAGCGCTGCATGCTGTCGCGAATCCGCCGCTGGAAGTTCCCGGAGCCCAAGGGCGGCGGCGTGGTGTCGGTGACGTACCCCTGGCTCTTCGCGCCCGCTGGCGCGGGAGGGTGA
- the cglE gene encoding adventurous gliding motility protein CglE: protein MKKSQLIAALALLSSPVLAATPPEGVAFEPRRGFFTETDIGVFFTVGGENVYSNAQTYLQLGVGYDLTEKLSLGAHFGLGSSAQNCFAGYLPGTETCALSDNFTMAFFNLSAAYHVRVMDRLFLTPKVVAGYTRLDPAPVDPDEGDPGRAVNAPNAGLGFGVEYATGMDHFSVGADLLARYIIGPNITSFAIFPKVKYTF from the coding sequence GTGAAGAAGTCTCAGTTGATTGCCGCGCTCGCGCTGCTGTCGTCTCCGGTTCTTGCGGCCACACCGCCGGAAGGGGTGGCGTTCGAGCCGCGCCGTGGTTTCTTCACCGAGACGGACATCGGCGTGTTCTTCACCGTGGGCGGGGAGAACGTCTACTCCAACGCCCAGACGTACCTTCAGCTCGGGGTGGGGTACGACCTCACGGAGAAGCTGTCGCTGGGGGCGCACTTCGGGCTCGGCTCGTCCGCGCAGAACTGCTTCGCGGGCTACCTGCCCGGCACGGAGACGTGCGCGCTGTCGGACAACTTCACCATGGCCTTCTTCAACCTGTCGGCGGCCTACCACGTGCGCGTCATGGACCGGCTGTTCCTCACGCCCAAGGTCGTGGCGGGCTACACGCGGCTGGATCCAGCGCCCGTGGACCCCGACGAGGGCGACCCGGGACGCGCCGTCAACGCGCCCAACGCGGGCCTGGGCTTCGGCGTGGAGTACGCCACGGGCATGGACCACTTCTCCGTCGGCGCGGACCTGCTGGCCCGCTACATCATCGGGCCCAACATCACCTCCTTCGCCATCTTCCCGAAGGTGAAGTACACGTTCTGA
- the typA gene encoding translational GTPase TypA → MIPRENIRNVAIVAHVDHGKTTLVDHLLRQAGTFRSNEHVAERVMDSNDLEREKGITILAKNTAVNYKGMQINIIDTPGHADFGGEVERGLRLVEGVILLVDAAEGPLPQTRFVLSKALAMGLKTVLVINKIDRQDARAKDVLDLVYSLYIDLGADEQQLEMPVLYTIARQGQASTQLEVPGKTLEPLYDAIINHIPPPPKSDEPSLQLLVANLDYDDYVGRLAVGRVQSGRITANMPVSVCREGGKVQPGKIVKLYGFSGLKRVEIPDAGPGEIVSIAGIEEISIGDTIADAEKPVALPRIAVDEPTMMMVFKVNDGPLAGKEGKFVTSRNLRERLYREAYRNVGVRVEDTDTPDAFRVVGRGELALAVIIENMRREGYELTASNPEPITKEIDGQVHEPMELLFCDVPENSVGVVTERLGPRKGRMVDMGSLGSGRTRLQFRIPARGLIGFRSEFLTITRGEGIMSSQFDGYEPWFGYIPKRQNGAIVSDRLGDTVPYALFSIQERGSLFIGAGTTVYEGMIIGEHSHASELNVNCCREKKLTNIRAAGRDENVILTTPREISLEKALEWIADDELVEVTPKSIRMRKKALAVGERYRAERDRKREERASEGE, encoded by the coding sequence ATGATTCCTCGCGAAAATATTCGTAACGTCGCCATTGTCGCTCACGTCGACCATGGCAAGACCACGCTCGTCGATCACCTGCTTCGCCAGGCGGGCACTTTCCGTAGCAACGAGCACGTCGCCGAACGGGTGATGGACTCGAACGACCTCGAGCGCGAGAAGGGCATCACCATTCTCGCGAAGAACACCGCGGTCAATTACAAGGGAATGCAGATCAACATCATCGACACCCCGGGTCACGCCGACTTTGGTGGTGAGGTGGAGCGTGGTCTGCGCCTCGTTGAGGGCGTCATCCTGCTGGTGGACGCCGCCGAAGGCCCCCTGCCCCAGACGCGCTTCGTGCTCAGCAAGGCCCTGGCCATGGGCCTGAAGACGGTGCTGGTCATCAACAAGATCGACCGCCAGGACGCCCGCGCGAAGGACGTGCTGGACCTGGTGTACTCGCTCTACATCGACCTGGGCGCGGACGAGCAGCAGTTGGAGATGCCCGTCCTCTACACCATCGCCCGCCAGGGTCAGGCGTCCACGCAGCTGGAGGTCCCCGGCAAGACGCTGGAGCCCCTGTACGACGCCATCATCAACCACATCCCGCCTCCGCCGAAGTCGGACGAGCCGTCGCTGCAGCTGCTGGTCGCCAACCTGGACTACGACGACTACGTCGGCCGTCTGGCCGTGGGCCGCGTGCAGTCCGGCCGCATCACCGCCAACATGCCTGTCTCCGTCTGCCGCGAGGGCGGCAAGGTGCAGCCGGGTAAAATCGTCAAGCTCTACGGCTTCTCCGGCCTGAAGCGCGTGGAGATTCCGGACGCGGGTCCGGGTGAAATCGTCTCCATCGCCGGCATCGAGGAGATCTCCATCGGCGACACCATCGCCGACGCCGAGAAGCCGGTGGCCCTGCCCCGCATCGCCGTGGACGAGCCCACGATGATGATGGTCTTCAAGGTCAACGACGGGCCGCTCGCGGGCAAGGAAGGCAAGTTCGTCACCTCCCGCAACCTGCGTGAGCGCCTCTACCGCGAGGCCTACCGCAACGTGGGCGTCCGCGTGGAGGACACCGACACGCCGGACGCGTTCCGCGTGGTGGGCCGTGGCGAGCTCGCCCTGGCCGTCATCATCGAGAACATGCGCCGCGAGGGCTACGAGCTGACGGCCTCCAACCCGGAGCCGATCACCAAGGAGATCGACGGGCAGGTCCACGAGCCCATGGAGCTGCTCTTCTGCGACGTGCCGGAGAACAGCGTGGGCGTGGTGACGGAGCGCCTGGGGCCCCGCAAGGGCCGCATGGTGGACATGGGCTCCCTGGGCTCGGGCCGTACCCGGCTCCAGTTCCGCATCCCCGCGCGTGGCCTCATCGGCTTCCGCTCGGAGTTCCTCACCATCACCCGTGGCGAGGGCATCATGAGCAGCCAGTTCGACGGCTACGAGCCGTGGTTCGGCTACATCCCCAAGCGCCAGAATGGCGCCATCGTCTCCGACCGCCTGGGCGACACCGTGCCCTACGCGCTCTTCAGCATCCAGGAGCGTGGCTCGCTCTTCATCGGCGCCGGCACCACGGTGTACGAGGGCATGATCATCGGCGAGCACTCGCACGCGTCCGAGCTGAACGTGAACTGCTGCCGTGAGAAGAAGCTCACCAACATCCGCGCCGCCGGCCGCGACGAGAACGTCATCCTCACCACTCCGCGGGAAATCAGCCTGGAGAAGGCGCTGGAGTGGATCGCCGACGACGAGCTGGTCGAGGTGACGCCCAAGTCCATCCGCATGCGCAAGAAGGCGCTGGCGGTGGGCGAGCGCTACCGCGCCGAGCGTGACCGCAAGCGCGAGGAGCGCGCGTCCGAAGGCGAGTAG
- a CDS encoding alpha/beta fold hydrolase, protein MSPGPRYFHQDRLRVPDGAQLYYQVQGDGLPGMVFCDGLGCDGFAWKYLAPYLVRNHRVLRWHYRGHGRSTVPEDRSRIGMLYTCDDLRRMLDAVGMERVVLFGHSMGVQVALEFQRRYAQRVCGLVLVCGSYGNPLDTFHDSTALKRAFPLIRRVVERYPEQSARIIHTVLRTELAVQLAITLEMNRERIARNDLAPYFDHLARMDPVVFVRTLESMAEHNAWDHLPHVDVPTLVVAGGQDKFTPGWISEEMADRIPGAELELIPEGTHTTPLEAPGRVEARVERFLRERLNVRTGAPSPTPTPVVSPPAGP, encoded by the coding sequence ATGAGCCCTGGTCCGCGGTACTTCCACCAGGATCGCCTGCGCGTCCCGGATGGCGCGCAGTTGTATTACCAGGTCCAGGGAGATGGCCTTCCGGGCATGGTCTTCTGTGACGGCCTGGGCTGTGACGGCTTCGCCTGGAAGTACCTGGCGCCCTACCTGGTCCGGAACCACCGCGTGCTGCGCTGGCACTACCGGGGCCACGGCCGCTCCACCGTCCCCGAGGACCGCTCTCGCATCGGCATGCTGTACACCTGCGATGACCTGCGGCGGATGCTCGACGCCGTGGGGATGGAGCGCGTCGTCCTCTTCGGCCACTCCATGGGCGTCCAGGTGGCGCTGGAGTTCCAGCGCCGCTACGCCCAGCGCGTGTGTGGGCTCGTCCTGGTGTGCGGCAGCTACGGCAACCCGCTGGACACCTTCCACGACTCCACCGCGCTCAAGCGGGCATTCCCGCTCATCCGCCGCGTGGTGGAGCGCTACCCCGAGCAGTCCGCCCGCATCATCCACACGGTGCTGCGCACGGAGCTGGCCGTGCAGTTGGCCATCACCCTGGAGATGAACCGGGAGCGCATCGCCCGCAACGACCTGGCCCCCTACTTCGACCACCTGGCCCGGATGGACCCCGTCGTCTTCGTGCGCACCCTGGAGTCCATGGCGGAGCACAACGCGTGGGACCACCTGCCTCATGTGGACGTCCCCACGCTGGTGGTGGCGGGCGGCCAGGACAAGTTCACGCCGGGTTGGATCTCCGAGGAAATGGCCGACCGGATCCCCGGCGCCGAGCTGGAGCTCATCCCCGAAGGCACCCACACCACCCCACTCGAAGCCCCCGGGCGGGTGGAGGCCCGCGTCGAGCGCTTCCTCCGGGAGCGACTGAACGTGCGTACCGGCGCCCCCTCACCCACGCCTACACCGGTGGTGAGCCCTCCCGCTGGCCCCTGA
- a CDS encoding sigma-54-dependent Fis family transcriptional regulator yields MDYGKHLNLHTIIMLRDVIRKWWQVELAFADRHGMVHEWQRGEISPPPNAFCRASLTSKEGLRRCGQSVRVLNEKFKANKKVRRSLIHDCHLNFSIVGAPLYIANEYEGFLFVEGFARQPLDAREADVLKSKVRQFAPQHATLDGRSEQVPVLDGAELSKLSDLLECAANEIANHEAAEASRQEDGAPGSSRELSDRYRFEKIIGRSGPMMEVFRLMEKVANSDSTVLINGESGTGKELVARAIHLSGPRAQQPFVVQNCSAFNDNLLESALFGHTRGAFTGALRDKKGLFEVADSGTFFLDEVGDMSAALQVKLLRVLQEGTFLPVGGTQLKEVNVRVIAATHKDLSELVKRGEFREDLYYRINVIRVQLPPLRERRDDMPVLIDHFLRKHHREGQRARGLDAEALAILGAYAWPGNIRELENEIERLLVLGGDLESIPAELISSRIRDAVLPGGGPFISPRAHGKLHEAVEALEREMIQQGLMRTRYNKSRLARELGISRSNLILKISRYGLDKGLPEDESEMGDA; encoded by the coding sequence ATGGACTACGGGAAGCATCTGAACCTGCACACCATCATCATGCTCAGGGATGTCATCCGCAAGTGGTGGCAGGTCGAGCTGGCGTTCGCGGACCGCCACGGCATGGTGCATGAGTGGCAGCGCGGGGAAATCAGCCCGCCGCCGAACGCCTTCTGCCGTGCCTCCCTGACCTCAAAAGAGGGCTTGCGGCGCTGCGGCCAGTCCGTCCGTGTACTGAACGAGAAGTTCAAGGCCAACAAGAAGGTGCGCCGCTCGCTCATCCACGACTGCCACCTCAACTTCAGCATCGTGGGCGCGCCCCTCTACATCGCCAACGAATACGAGGGGTTCCTCTTCGTCGAGGGCTTCGCCCGCCAGCCTCTTGACGCGCGCGAAGCGGACGTCCTCAAGTCGAAGGTGCGCCAGTTCGCCCCGCAGCACGCGACCCTGGACGGGAGGAGCGAGCAGGTTCCCGTCCTGGACGGCGCCGAGCTGAGCAAGCTGTCCGACCTGCTCGAGTGCGCGGCGAACGAAATCGCCAACCACGAAGCGGCGGAGGCCTCCCGGCAGGAGGACGGCGCGCCCGGGTCGTCCCGTGAGCTGAGCGACCGCTACCGCTTCGAGAAGATCATCGGGCGCTCCGGGCCCATGATGGAGGTGTTCCGGTTGATGGAGAAGGTGGCCAACTCCGACTCCACCGTCCTCATCAATGGCGAGTCCGGCACCGGCAAGGAGCTGGTGGCCCGCGCCATCCACCTCAGCGGCCCGCGCGCGCAGCAGCCCTTCGTGGTGCAGAACTGCTCCGCCTTCAACGACAACCTGCTGGAGAGCGCCCTCTTCGGCCACACCCGCGGCGCCTTCACCGGCGCGCTGCGCGACAAGAAGGGACTCTTCGAGGTCGCCGACAGCGGCACGTTCTTCCTGGATGAAGTGGGCGACATGTCCGCCGCGCTGCAGGTGAAGCTCCTGCGCGTGCTCCAAGAGGGAACCTTCCTGCCCGTGGGCGGCACGCAGCTCAAGGAGGTCAACGTCCGCGTCATCGCCGCCACCCACAAGGACCTGAGCGAGCTGGTGAAGCGGGGCGAGTTCCGCGAGGACCTCTACTACCGCATCAACGTCATCCGCGTGCAGCTGCCGCCCCTGCGGGAGCGGCGCGACGACATGCCCGTCCTCATCGACCACTTCCTGCGCAAACACCACCGCGAGGGCCAGCGCGCGCGGGGGCTGGACGCGGAGGCCCTGGCCATCCTGGGCGCGTACGCGTGGCCGGGGAACATCCGCGAGTTGGAGAACGAAATCGAACGCCTGCTCGTGCTGGGGGGCGACTTGGAGTCCATCCCCGCCGAGCTCATCTCCAGCCGCATCCGCGACGCCGTGTTGCCCGGAGGAGGCCCCTTCATCTCTCCGCGCGCCCACGGCAAGCTGCACGAGGCCGTGGAGGCCCTGGAGCGGGAGATGATTCAGCAGGGACTGATGCGCACGCGCTACAACAAGAGCCGGCTGGCGCGAGAGCTGGGCATCAGCCGCTCCAACCTCATCTTGAAGATCTCGCGCTACGGCCTGGACAAGGGCCTGCCCGAGGACGAGTCGGAGATGGGCGACGCATGA
- a CDS encoding cation diffusion facilitator family transporter yields MTTSPYTRGESGHGHEHDHGDGHGHGHHHHGHGHGHGHGPRRGGLAEERKKDKRRLIFALVLTATIALAEAVGGWLTNSLALMSDAGHMLTDVSALALSLVALWFAGKPADVKKTYGYYRMEILSALLNGVLLMGITGFILYEAWERVRSPAQVNIGPMAIVASVGLLANLGALGFLHRSHSMNVRGAFLHVLGDTLSSVGVLVGAGIMAYTGWYVVDPIISVVISIVIVIGAVRLVRDAVDVLMEAVPAHVDLAQIKELMLRAQGVTAVHDLHVWTISSGVYALSAHLVVQDPMVCNNDEILSAVKHDLFDRFGIDHTTIQIESETYSHLGEVH; encoded by the coding sequence GTGACTACTTCCCCTTACACCCGCGGTGAATCCGGGCATGGCCACGAGCATGACCACGGCGACGGACATGGCCATGGCCATCATCATCATGGCCATGGGCACGGTCATGGGCACGGTCCCCGGAGGGGCGGACTGGCGGAGGAGCGGAAGAAGGACAAGCGCCGGCTCATCTTCGCCCTGGTGCTGACGGCCACCATCGCGCTGGCGGAGGCGGTGGGCGGCTGGCTGACGAACTCGCTGGCCCTGATGTCCGACGCGGGCCACATGCTGACGGACGTGTCCGCGCTGGCGCTGAGCCTGGTGGCGCTGTGGTTCGCGGGCAAGCCGGCGGACGTGAAGAAGACGTACGGCTACTACCGGATGGAGATCCTCAGCGCGCTGCTCAACGGCGTGCTGCTGATGGGCATCACCGGCTTCATCCTCTATGAGGCCTGGGAGCGGGTGCGCTCGCCGGCGCAAGTGAACATCGGGCCCATGGCCATCGTGGCGTCGGTGGGCCTCTTGGCCAACCTGGGCGCGCTGGGGTTCCTGCACCGCTCCCACTCCATGAACGTGCGCGGGGCCTTCCTGCACGTGCTGGGGGATACGCTGTCGTCGGTGGGCGTGCTCGTGGGCGCGGGCATCATGGCGTACACGGGCTGGTACGTCGTGGACCCCATCATCTCGGTGGTCATCTCCATCGTCATCGTCATCGGCGCGGTGCGGCTGGTGCGCGACGCGGTGGACGTGCTGATGGAGGCGGTTCCGGCGCACGTGGACCTGGCGCAAATCAAGGAGCTGATGCTGCGCGCGCAGGGCGTCACGGCGGTGCATGACCTGCACGTGTGGACCATCTCCAGCGGCGTGTACGCGCTGTCCGCGCACCTGGTGGTGCAGGACCCCATGGTCTGCAACAACGACGAGATTCTCTCCGCGGTGAAGCACGACCTGTTCGACCGCTTCGGAATCGACCACACCACGATTCAAATCGAGAGCGAGACCTACTCCCACCTGGGCGAGGTCCACTGA
- the rsmD gene encoding 16S rRNA (guanine(966)-N(2))-methyltransferase RsmD, which translates to MRIVAGTAKGRALAGPKSSSLHIRPTADRVRETLFNVLGQFLDGQRVLDLYAGTGALGLEAVSRGAGQAVLVDQDREALTLCRENAQAVGLAGQVEVLAAPVARALETLKRRGDRFELIFADPPYAARVVETVLDGIVAAGLLTPSGMVVVEHDKREAAPDTHAGLDREDQRRFGDTLVSFYRAP; encoded by the coding sequence ATGCGAATCGTCGCAGGCACCGCCAAGGGCCGCGCCCTGGCCGGCCCCAAGTCCTCGTCCCTTCATATCCGTCCCACGGCCGACCGCGTCCGGGAGACGCTCTTCAACGTGCTGGGCCAGTTCCTGGACGGCCAGCGGGTGCTGGACCTCTACGCCGGCACCGGCGCGCTGGGCCTGGAGGCCGTGTCCCGTGGCGCGGGACAGGCGGTGCTGGTGGACCAGGACCGCGAGGCGCTCACCCTCTGCCGTGAGAACGCGCAGGCCGTGGGGCTCGCCGGGCAGGTGGAGGTGCTGGCCGCGCCGGTGGCCCGGGCGCTGGAGACGCTGAAGCGGCGGGGCGACCGCTTCGAGCTCATCTTCGCGGACCCGCCGTACGCCGCGCGCGTGGTGGAGACGGTGCTGGACGGCATCGTGGCCGCCGGGCTGCTGACCCCCTCTGGCATGGTGGTGGTGGAGCACGACAAGCGCGAGGCGGCGCCGGACACACATGCCGGGCTTGACCGGGAAGACCAGCGCCGCTTCGGGGATACGTTGGTGAGCTTCTATCGGGCGCCGTGA
- the coaD gene encoding pantetheine-phosphate adenylyltransferase, whose amino-acid sequence MLVAIYPGSFDPLTNGHLSLIQRSLKMFDRLIVAIAVNPKKTPLFSEEERLTLIREAVQDDRVEVDAFHGLLVDYVRRRNAGVIVRGLRAVSDFEYEFQLANMNRKLAPDVETVFMMTGEDYFYISSNLVREVASFGGDVTGLVPPNVHEGLKAKFAGRK is encoded by the coding sequence ATGCTGGTCGCCATCTATCCTGGTTCTTTTGATCCGCTCACCAACGGGCACCTGAGCCTCATTCAGCGCAGCCTGAAGATGTTCGATCGGCTCATCGTGGCCATCGCGGTGAACCCGAAGAAGACACCGCTCTTCTCCGAAGAGGAGCGGCTCACGTTGATTCGAGAGGCCGTCCAGGACGACCGGGTGGAGGTCGACGCCTTCCACGGTCTGCTGGTGGACTACGTGCGGCGCCGCAACGCGGGCGTCATCGTTCGCGGGCTGCGGGCGGTGTCGGACTTCGAATACGAGTTCCAGCTCGCGAACATGAACCGCAAGCTGGCACCCGACGTGGAGACCGTCTTCATGATGACGGGGGAGGACTACTTCTACATCTCCTCCAACCTCGTCCGGGAGGTGGCCTCCTTCGGTGGGGACGTCACCGGGCTGGTGCCGCCCAACGTGCACGAAGGTTTGAAGGCCAAGTTCGCTGGACGGAAGTAG